One Amphiprion ocellaris isolate individual 3 ecotype Okinawa chromosome 5, ASM2253959v1, whole genome shotgun sequence genomic region harbors:
- the LOC111587437 gene encoding adenosine receptor A1-like, with the protein MTSALPPSKALYIGMEVVIAVSSVIGNVMVVWAVRINRSLRDTTFCFIVSLALADIAVGALVIPLAITISIGLQTHFYSCLLVACTVLVLTQSSILALLAIAIDRYLRVKIPMSYKRVVTPRRAGTAVLLCWLVSIIVGLTPMLGWNNLQRLQHNGSLVTDNPVVTCEFETVISMDYMVYFNFFSWVLPPLLLMLAIYVEIFYMIHKQLNKKVTASHTDPSRYFGKELKLAKSLALVLFLFAVSWLPLHILNCITLFCPECNKPMFLIYIAIILTHGNSAVNPIVYAFRIKKFRTAFRKIWKQYVLCQDPVGRLPQRGSQRGQSHERRLRQNEDDDDDV; encoded by the exons ATGACTTCGGCTCTGCCCCCCTCCAAGGCTCTCTACATCGGGATGGAGGTGGTGATCGCCGTGTCCTCCGTCATCGGGAACGTGATGGTGGTCTGGGCTGTGCGCATTAACCGCTCTCTGAGAGACACCACGTTTTGTTTCATCGTCTCCCTGGCCTTGGCTGACATTGCGGTCGGGGCTCTTGTCATCCCGCTCGCCATCACCATCAGCATCGGACTACAGACACACTTCTACAGTTGCCTGCTGGTCGCCTGCACAGTGCTCGTCCTTACGCAAAGTTCAATCCTGGCGCTGCTGGCCATCGCCATCGACCGCTATCTGAGAGTCAAAATCCCCATGAG ttacaaGCGGGTGGTGACCCCTCGGCGAGCCGGCACtgctgtgctgttgtgttggcTGGTGTCCATCATTGTGGGCCTCACGCCCATGTTGGGCTGGAACAACCTGCAGCGTCTGCAGCACAACGGCTCCCTGGTCACTGATAACCCTGTGGTGACGTGTGAGTTTGAGACGGTCATCAGCATGGACTACATGGTCTACTTCAACTTCTTCAGCTGGGTgctgcctcctctgctgctcatGCTGGCCATCTATGTGGAGATTTTCTACATGATCCACAAGCAGCTCAACAAGAAG GTGACAGCCAGCCACACTGACCCGAGCCGTTACTTTGGGAAGGAGCTCAAGTTGGCCAAGTCGCTCGCTCTTGTTCTCTTCCTCTTCGCAGTCAGCTGGCTTCCTCTCCACATCCTCAACTGCATCACTCTCTTCTGCCCAGAGTGCAACAAGCCGATGTTCCTCATTTACATCGCTATCATCCTCACCCACGGCAACTCGGCGGTCAACCCAATCGTCTACGCTTTCCGCATCAAGAAATTCCGCACAGCTTTCCGGAAAATCTGGAAACAGTATGTGCTTTGTCAGGATCCAGTTGGTCGTCTTCCCCAGAGAGgcagccagagaggacagagtcATGAGAGGAGGCTCAGGCAGAATgaagatgacgatgatgatgtgTGA